From Oenanthe melanoleuca isolate GR-GAL-2019-014 chromosome 18, OMel1.0, whole genome shotgun sequence, a single genomic window includes:
- the LOC130260693 gene encoding F-box/WD repeat-containing protein 10-like — protein MVPASLQPHSDVSQPKDFTLVLPIQLSMSILGFLDQKSLDACSAVNGHWEFLARQVRVERQCRSIVQKTLLQLQELCPRKAIPNYAKRVNVQIPHLNDEGEVIEMKNKEQTKRYKSKTEDFSLHEAYQELKTDKIELEERNVFCGPYKTHILLEQSDSTRRTHYSGGDWVAAASANRRVRLLRVPGGKEVPLLLHGQAGPITALCLREDQGLLLSSTSFELSIRCWNIHSGACVRTFTGHYATITCLHCHEEHLVSGAGDGMVKVWSLKSGKCLRTLMHSSPVWAVRMDGSHVVSGGHRGLVKVWSAETGALIKTLERHQGPVLCLSFDQWHLVTGSQDGYALGWSMLGKCRRCLIAFFHPKEVLSLEFLYLRVISGCADGHIRIFNFLTGTCLKVLEPSSSGDPVSALYVAGSRVVINFPSRLLLLQFEDVLWDYSLPTDREELKKERKSRKGKHQDASAEQQRSQDKSSRSQQPSKSHGRPKSITPSFSGFSKLSHKPSSHCLQPSQYSDSLLLSRADMLLHFNGSVIFALQCVGKPLNSKCVALFLDTGEAEQGPAPPAPEEAEVTLEHELPQRESSCPMTPDKFFLKISTLQSSCKPAPVSPSPELSAKAREAEQQHPGKVPMSKTPLQHKEEQAAQLQRARLHSDSLTMTKISTPFETKMLQLRLKNSLHSPTVKSSIPVPCVVRPKFCGSLRERKTPRSHGKDAPGPKDGDQLIDLCTASAELIQPTPGTAAQMRNEDPRRIKPFCPYGSRRDSGLRLLTAEQEVHEAAAAAQHQAQQAKPMEDTERARRKAWLRKSRGLPVDSFTGERKTPAPELGHNTFI, from the exons ATGGTTCCTGCATCTCTGCAGCCTCACTCTGATGTCAGCCAGCCCAAGGATTTCACTCTTGTCCTGCCGATCCAGCTGTCCATGTCCATCCTGG GGTTTTTGGATCAAAAATCCCTGGATGCCTGTTCTGCTGTGAATGgtcactgggaattcctggccAGGCAGGTCCGGGTGGAGCGGCAATGTCGGAGCATAGTCCAGAAGAcccttctgcagctgcag gagctgtgtcctAGAAAGGCCATTCCAAACTATGCCAAAAGAGTCAATGTGCAAATTCCCCACTTAAATGATGAGGGTGAGGTCATTGAAATGAAGAACAAGGAGCAGACCAAGAGATATAAATCGAAG ACAGAGGATTTCAGTCTGCATGAAGCCTATCAGGAGCTGAAAACTGACAAGATTGAGCTGGAAGAGAGGAATGTCTTCTGTGGCCCCTACAAGACCCATATCCTCCTGGAGCA GTCAGACAGCACAAGGAGAACCCATTACAGTGGTGGGGACTGGGTGGCCGCTGCCTCTGCCAACAGAAGAGTGAGGCTGCTGCGTGTGCCAGGAGGGAAGGAagtgcctctgctgctgcacgGCCAGGCTGGGCccatcacagctctgtgcctccGTGAGGACCAAgggctcctgctcagcagcaccagctttGAACTCAGCATcag GTGCTGGAATATTCACAGTGGTGCCTGTGTGAGAACCTTCACGGGTCACTATGCAACAATCACCTGCCTGCATTGCCACGAGGAGCACTTGGTGTcgggagctggggatgggatggtAAAAG TGTGGAGCCTGAAGAGTGGGAAATGTCTCAGGACCCTGAtgcacagcagccctgtgtgGGCAGTGAGGATGGACGGGAGCCACGTGGTCAGTGGGGGTCACCGAGGGCTGGTGAAGGTCTGGAGTGCTGAGACAGGGGCTCTGATCAAG ACATTAGAGAGGCACCAAGGCCCAGTTCTCTGCTTGTCCTTTGATCAGTGGCACCTCGTCACAGGAAGCCAGGATGGATATGCCCTAGGATGGAGCATGTTGGGAAAATGTAGGAGATGCCTGATAGCTTTCTTCCATCCCAA GGAAGTCCTGTCCCTGGAGTTCCTGTACCTCAGAGTCATCAGTGGCTGTGCTGATGGACACATTCGGATATTCAACTTCCTGACTGGAACCTGCCTCAAAGTGTtggagcccagcagcagtggggaccCCGTGTCTGCTCTCTATGTTGCAGGAAGCAG GGTGGTCATCAACTTCcccagcaggctgctgctgctccagtttGAGGATGTGTTGTGGGACTATTCCCTACCCACTGACAGagaggagctgaagaaggaaaggaagtcTCGGAAAGGGAAGCACCAGGAtgccagtgcagagcagcagcgaTCTCAGGACAAGTCCTCGAGATCTCAGCAGCCATCAAAGAGCCATGGAAGACCAAAAAGTATCACACCAAGCTTTTCTGGCTTTTCCAAACTGAGTCACAAACCAAGCAGCCACTGCCTTCAGCCCAGCCAATATTCAGactctctgctgctgtcaagAGCAGATATGCTGTTACATTTCAATGGTTCTGTCATTTTC gctctgcagtgtgtGGGAAAGCCTCTCAACTCCAAatgtgttgctttgtttttggaTACAGGTGAAGCTGAACAGggccctgctccccctgcaccTGAGGAGGCAGAAGTCACTTTGGAGCATGAACTGCCCCAGAGAGAGTCAAGCTGTCCAATGACCCCTGACAAGTTCTTCTTAAAAATCAGCACCTTGCAGAGCTCCTGCAAGCCAGCCCCAGTCAGCCCCAGTCCTGAGCTCTCTGCAAaagccagggaagcagagcagcagcaccctgggaaGGTGCCAATGTCCAAAACGCCCCTGCAGCacaaggaggagcaggcagcccagctccagcgTGCCAGGCTGCACAGCGACTCTCTGACCATGACCAAAATCTCCACACCCTTTGAAAccaaaatgctgcagctcaggctgaaGAACTCTTTGCACAGCCCCACAGTGAAAtcctccatccctgttccctgtgttGTACGCCCCAAGTTCTGTGGCTCactgagagaaaggaaaactccCAGGAGCCATGGGAAAGATGCTCCTGGCCCCAAAGATGGGGATCAGCTCATTGATCTCTGCACAGCTTCTGCAGAGCTGATCCAACCaacacctggcacagctgcacagatGAGGAATGAAGATCCCAGGAGAATAAAGCCCTTCTGCCCCTATGGTTCCCGCAGGGACAGTGGGCTCAGGCtcctgacagcagagcaggaggtgcatgaggcagctgcagcagctcagcatcaggcacagcaggcAAAGCCCATGGAAGATACAGAAAGAGCCAGAAGGAAAGCCTGGCTAAGGAAAAGCAGAGGCCTACCTGTGGATTCTTTCACTGGGGAGAGGAAAACACCTGCTCCAGAACTTGGGCATAACACATTTATCTGA
- the TVP23C gene encoding Golgi apparatus membrane protein TVP23 homolog C isoform X1 yields MERSASRLVRGRDASGGAEVAAPTMDSGDDIEDVSLFDADDDVSRRSKKSKIRHPVASFFHLFFRVSAIVVYLLCELLTSSFIACMVTIILLLSCDFWAVKNVTGRLMVGLRWWNQVDDDGKSHWVFEARKVSAQGGKTSSEAESRIFWLGLITCPMIWVIFAFSALFSFKVKWLAVVVMGVVLQGANLYGYIRCKVGSRKNLTSLATNYLGKQFLRQTMATEDQAAS; encoded by the exons ATGGAGCGAAGCGCGTCGCGATTGGTCCGCGGCCGTGACGCGAGCGGTGGGGCGGAAGTGGCGGCTCCGACCATG GACAGTGGTGATGACATCGAAGATGTGTCTCTCTTTGATGCAGATGATGATGTTTCCAGGAGATCCAAAAAGTCAAAAATAAG GCACCCAGTGGCATCATTTTTCCACTTATTCTTCCGAGTCAGTGCCATCGTTGTGTACCTGCTCTGTGAGCTCTTAACCAGCAGCTTCATTGCTTGCATGGTGACCATCATCCTTCTCCTGTCCTGTGACTTTTGGGCTGTAAAG aaTGTCACAGGGCGGCTCATGGTTGGCCTTCGTTGGTGGAACCAGGTGGATGATGATGGCAAAAGTCACTGGGTGTTTGAAGCCAGGAAG GTGTCAGCACAAGGGGGTAAAACCTCATCTGAGGCAGAGTCCCGAATTTTCTGGCTAGGCCTGATCACCTGCCCCATGATCTGGGTGATCTTTGCCTTCAGTGCTCTCTTCTCTTTCAAAGTGAAGTGGTTG GCAGTGGTGGTGATGGgggtggtgctgcagggagccaaCCTCTATGGCTACATCAGGTGTAAAGTTGGCAGCAGGAAGAACCTGACCAGCTTGGCAACCAACTACCTGGGGAAGCAGTTCCTGCGGCAG ACCATGGCTACAGAGGACCAAGCAGCATCCTGA
- the TVP23C gene encoding Golgi apparatus membrane protein TVP23 homolog C isoform X2, translating to MVTIILLLSCDFWAVKNVTGRLMVGLRWWNQVDDDGKSHWVFEARKVSAQGGKTSSEAESRIFWLGLITCPMIWVIFAFSALFSFKVKWLAVVVMGVVLQGANLYGYIRCKVGSRKNLTSLATNYLGKQFLRQTMATEDQAAS from the exons ATGGTGACCATCATCCTTCTCCTGTCCTGTGACTTTTGGGCTGTAAAG aaTGTCACAGGGCGGCTCATGGTTGGCCTTCGTTGGTGGAACCAGGTGGATGATGATGGCAAAAGTCACTGGGTGTTTGAAGCCAGGAAG GTGTCAGCACAAGGGGGTAAAACCTCATCTGAGGCAGAGTCCCGAATTTTCTGGCTAGGCCTGATCACCTGCCCCATGATCTGGGTGATCTTTGCCTTCAGTGCTCTCTTCTCTTTCAAAGTGAAGTGGTTG GCAGTGGTGGTGATGGgggtggtgctgcagggagccaaCCTCTATGGCTACATCAGGTGTAAAGTTGGCAGCAGGAAGAACCTGACCAGCTTGGCAACCAACTACCTGGGGAAGCAGTTCCTGCGGCAG ACCATGGCTACAGAGGACCAAGCAGCATCCTGA